One stretch of Nycticebus coucang isolate mNycCou1 chromosome 7, mNycCou1.pri, whole genome shotgun sequence DNA includes these proteins:
- the LOC128589635 gene encoding 60S ribosomal protein L30-like codes for MVAAKKMKKSLELINSRLQLVMKSGKDGLGYKQTLKMIRQGKVKLVILANNCPAFWKFEVESYAMLAETGVHHYSGNNMELVTACGKYYRVCTLPIIDLGDSDIMRSIPEQTGEK; via the coding sequence atggtggctgcaaagaagatgaaaaagtcGCTGGAGTTGATCAACTCAAGGCTCCAGCTTGTTATGAAAAGTGGAAAGGATGGGTTGGGGTACAAGCAGACTTTGAAGATGATCAGACAAGGCAAAGTGAAATTGGTCATCCTTGCCAACAACTGCCCAGCTTTTTGGAAATTTGAAGTAGAGTCCTATGCCATGTTAGCTGAAACTGGTGTTCATCACTACAGTGGCAATAATATGGAATTGGTCACAGCATGTGGAAAATACTACAGAGTGTGCACACTGCCCATCATTGATCTAGGTGACTCTGATATCATGAGAAGTATACCAGAACAGACTGGTGAAAAGTAA